The genomic DNA CGCCACCACGGACCTCGCCGGGTTCGTCGCCGCGACCTGGCTGCGCGGCGTGCGCTGGGTCGCGGTGCCGACGACCGTGCTGGGCATGGTGGACGCGGCGGTCGGCGGCAAGACCGGCATCAACACCGCGGAGGGCAAGAACCTCGTCGGCGCGTTCCACCCGCCGGCCGGGGTGCTGTGCGACCTCGCCGCGCTGGACTCCCTCGGCGTCCACGACTACGTCTCCGGCCTCGCCGAGGTCATCAAGGCCGGCTTCATCGCCGACCCGGCGATCCTGGAGCTGGTCGAGGCCGACCCGGAGGGCGCCCGCAGCCCCGCGGGACCGCACACCGCGGAGCTGGTCGAGCGCGCGATCCGGGTCAAGGCCGAGGTGGTCTCCACGGATCTGAAGGAGTCGGGTCTGCGCGAGATCCTCAACTACGGGCACACCCTCGGCCACGCCATCGAGAAGAACGAGCGCTACAAGTGGCGGCACGGCGCGGCCGTCTCCGTCGGCATGGTCTTCGCCGCCGAGCTGGGCCGGATCGCCGGCCGCCTCGACGATGCCACCGCCGACCGGCACCGCGCGGTGCTGCGCGCCGTCGGGCTGCCCGTGACGTACCGCGGCGACCAGTGGCCCAAGCTGCTGCAGACGATGAAGGTGGACAAGAAGACCCGCGGCGACCTGCTGCGCTTCATCGTCCTCGACGGGCTGGCGAAGCCCGTCGTGCTGGAGGGCCCCGACCCGGCGATGCTGCTCGCCGCGCACGCCGAGATCGCGGCGGGCGCAGAGGAGGCCGCCCGGTGACGCGCGTGCTGGTGCTCAACGGGCCGAACCTCGGCCGCCTCGGCTCCCGCGAGCCGGACGTCTACGGCGCCACGTCCTACGCCGGGCTCGTCGAGCAGTGCACCGCCCTCGGCAAGGAGCTGGGCTTCGAGGTCGAGGTGCGGGAGACCAACGACGAGGCGGAGCTGATCCGCTGGCTGCACGAGGCCGCGGACGGCCGGCTGCCCGTGGTGATCAACCCGGGCGCCTTCACGCACTATTCGTACGGGGTGCGCGACGCGGCGGCGCAGCGCACGGCGCCGCTGATCGAGGTGCACATCTCCAACCCGCACGCCCGCGAGGAGTTCCGGCACACCTCGGTGATCGCCGCCGTGGCCTCCGGCACGATCGCGGGCTTCGGCATCGGCTCGTACCGGCTGGCGCTGCGCGCGCTGGCGGAGGACCTGGCGTCGTCCTGACCCCCGGCGGCCGGTACGGTACGGGCCGCTCCGGCGCTCCGTACCGTAAGGGCCGTCAGCCGCCGTCCGGGACGGCGTAACCCTCCGCGCCCGTCGCGCGCCTGCCGACGAACGACACCACCCGGTCGCCCGCCGCGGCCACCCGCCGGTCCGTCGGCTCACCGAACGCGGCGGGCAGCGTGCCGTCGCCGACGACCTCGCCGTCCGCCAGCGCGTACTGCACGAGGTGCACCTCGTCCTCGCCGCCGAACTCCGCGCGTACGGTGACCGTTTCGTCGTCCATCGCCAGGATCGAAGGCGCGCCGAAGGCCACGCCCTCGTCCCAGCGGACCTCGCCCGTGACGGCGTCCACGGCCGCCAGCCGGTACGGCGCCACCACGCTCGGCGCTTCGGCGGCGACGACCACGGTGTCGCCGTGCGCGCCGATCCACGGGATGTCGGTGTTCTCGCCGCCGCTCAGGCTCAGCTCGCCGAACGGCGCGGCCACCGGGATCTCGTGGTGGTTCCTCCCGGTCCTGTCGAAGACCAGCAGCGCGTTCTCGCTGCCGTCGCCGCCGCGTCCCAGCTCGACCGAGACCGGATCGGCGGTCAGCGGCCACGACTCCGTGGCGTTGCGGGGCAGTTCGAAGCGCCAGCGCTCCTCGCCGGTGGCTGAGTCCAGCTCGACGACCGTGTTGGGGTTGCCGGCCCGGCCGCAGGTCTCCATCAGCACCGTCGTGCGCGGTCCGGTCAGGGCGTCGGACAGGCGGCAGCCGTCGATGCCCTCGGTGCGCTGCCAGCGCTCGTCCCCCGTACGCGGATCGAAGCCGAGCACCCCCTCCTGGGCGGCGACCACCAGCCGCCCGCCGGACATGCCGAGCGCCGGGCTGCGGGTCGAGGAGCCGCCGGTCTCGTGGTGCCACAGCAGCCGGCCGGTGGCGGTGTCGACGGCGCCGACCACGCCGCAGTCGTCCAGGTCGTCGTCCTCGTCGCCGTAGCCGACCGCGCCGATGCCGTCGTACGTGGCGGTGCGGCCGCGGGACGTCTGGCACGCGACCGCCGAGCCCCGCGGCGGCGGTACGGACCAGCGCCGGTCGCCGCTGCCGGGATCGATTCCCACGGTGCCGCGGGAGTCGGTGCGGGCGGCGGCGTGCTCGGTGAGCCAGCCGCCGACCAGGGCGGTCCGGTTGCCGGTGCCGTGGACGGGGGCGCGCCAGTCGCGCACCCGGTCGCCCGCGGCGGTGACGTGGGCGGGGGAGTCGGCGGCGGGACCGGAGGGCTCGGGCGCGGCGGTACGGCCGTTGCCCTCGTCCCCGTCGCCGCCGGGGGTACGGGACGAGGAGGAGCCCTGCTCGGCGGCGCCGGTCCCGCGGTCGTCGTCCGGGAGGAGGAGGAACCCGGCGGCCAGCAGCGCGGCCGCCGTCACCGCCGCGGCCGCGGCGAGGGCCACGGGCCGGGCCGCCAGCCGGCGGAGCCTGCCCGCCGTGCCGGCGGCCGGCTGCGGGGACGCGGGGGAGCGGGGCGGCGCCAGCGGGTACGACGTGGTGGCGCCGCTGACCGCCGGGGACTGCTCCGGCACCTCCCGATCGGCCGCCTCCCGATCCTCCGCAGCCGGATCCGCTGCCGCCGGATCCGGCGACTCCGCCGCCCGCGCCGCCGCGATCACCTGCGCCGGCGTCGGCCGGTCTGCCGGCTCGCGGGCCAGGCAGGCCCGTACGAGATCCGCCAACTCCGCGGGCACCCCGGTCAGATCCGGCGTGCCGTGCACCGTCCAGTACGCCAGCGCCGCCGCGGGCGCGTCGCCGTACGGCGGCCGCCCGGTGGCGGCGTACAGCAGCACCGCGCCCAGCGAGTACACGTCGCCCGCCGGGCCCACCGGGTCGTCGCCGACGAGTTGTTCCGGCGAGGCGTAGCCGAGGGTGCCGATGGCCATGCCGGTGCCGGTGAGGCCGGTGGCGTTGGCGGCGCGCGCGATGCCGAAGTCGATGACGCGCGGCCCGTCGTCGGCGAGCAGGACGTTCGACGGCTTCAGGTCGCGGTGCACGATCCC from Streptomyces sp. CMB-StM0423 includes the following:
- the aroB gene encoding 3-dehydroquinate synthase, whose amino-acid sequence is MTPSAEGAEVTRIHIGGTAGTEPYEAVVGRQLLGELPRLIGERAGRVAVLVPEALAETGESLREDLAGQGYEAVVIQVPNAEEAKTAEVAAYCWRALGQSGFTRSDAVVGVGGGATTDLAGFVAATWLRGVRWVAVPTTVLGMVDAAVGGKTGINTAEGKNLVGAFHPPAGVLCDLAALDSLGVHDYVSGLAEVIKAGFIADPAILELVEADPEGARSPAGPHTAELVERAIRVKAEVVSTDLKESGLREILNYGHTLGHAIEKNERYKWRHGAAVSVGMVFAAELGRIAGRLDDATADRHRAVLRAVGLPVTYRGDQWPKLLQTMKVDKKTRGDLLRFIVLDGLAKPVVLEGPDPAMLLAAHAEIAAGAEEAAR
- a CDS encoding protein kinase domain-containing protein; its protein translation is MSPPRGPGPGARDAGTRVGPYRLVRLLGAGGMGEVYLARADDGRHAALKLVHEELAADPEFRARFRQEADAARRVLSFFTVPLVAAGPDDPTPWLATQYVPGPSLAHAVAADGPLPPRRLCSLAAALGEALVVVHAAGIVHRDLKPSNVLLADDGPRVIDFGIARAANATGLTGTGMAIGTLGYASPEQLVGDDPVGPAGDVYSLGAVLLYAATGRPPYGDAPAAALAYWTVHGTPDLTGVPAELADLVRACLAREPADRPTPAQVIAAARAAESPDPAAADPAAEDREAADREVPEQSPAVSGATTSYPLAPPRSPASPQPAAGTAGRLRRLAARPVALAAAAAVTAAALLAAGFLLLPDDDRGTGAAEQGSSSSRTPGGDGDEGNGRTAAPEPSGPAADSPAHVTAAGDRVRDWRAPVHGTGNRTALVGGWLTEHAAARTDSRGTVGIDPGSGDRRWSVPPPRGSAVACQTSRGRTATYDGIGAVGYGDEDDDLDDCGVVGAVDTATGRLLWHHETGGSSTRSPALGMSGGRLVVAAQEGVLGFDPRTGDERWQRTEGIDGCRLSDALTGPRTTVLMETCGRAGNPNTVVELDSATGEERWRFELPRNATESWPLTADPVSVELGRGGDGSENALLVFDRTGRNHHEIPVAAPFGELSLSGGENTDIPWIGAHGDTVVVAAEAPSVVAPYRLAAVDAVTGEVRWDEGVAFGAPSILAMDDETVTVRAEFGGEDEVHLVQYALADGEVVGDGTLPAAFGEPTDRRVAAAGDRVVSFVGRRATGAEGYAVPDGG
- the aroQ gene encoding type II 3-dehydroquinate dehydratase → MTRVLVLNGPNLGRLGSREPDVYGATSYAGLVEQCTALGKELGFEVEVRETNDEAELIRWLHEAADGRLPVVINPGAFTHYSYGVRDAAAQRTAPLIEVHISNPHAREEFRHTSVIAAVASGTIAGFGIGSYRLALRALAEDLASS